ACTATTGTGctgattaaaaaatattttaagataatttagCCATTCGGTTAATTGTTAAATTATCGGAACCTGATCAAGCTTTGTGCATACAGATTGCTGTGTTGAACATGTCTGCATTAGGAAAGGGATTGTGAGGACCAACACAGGGTTTTGTCCTCCAGGTTTGGTTTACGAAAATTTGTGAAATTATGTCAACGGAAATAGCTTGTGGAGTTACAGTGTAAAGACAGCAAAGAAATTGATAGAAAGAAAATTGTTATATTTGATAATAGAAAGTAAAATTAAATGCATCATATTGAACAGATGATCTTATTCTTATGTTGTACatattattttgtttcgttTTCTTGCTTAGACGATTCTTGAATTTCCAAATGATTACtgtattgctaaaaataggCGCATGGCGGATCGTATTCATGTGATGACTTGTTTATTTTGTGTAGGGATGTTCGAATACGTATGAACTTTGGACGAGACAGTACTTTTAGTACAATATTAACGATCcgattcttttttaaaatattaatcaattaaaGTACACTTAAAACTCACATAAGCTAAATTTGTGCACCCCTAATTTTGTGAATGTATGGGTGGAATTATGCACAAGATTAAATTGGCTTTAGTTCGGATTGTTGTGGGAAGTTTTTAAAAGTAGAGTTTGCAGTGAAGCGAGGATCAGAAAAaggttaatttttattttgatcgtTGAAAAAGGTTAAATTTGAATTGCTGAAAAATTAGAGATAGATTAAATGGTTCGCATTCATTtaagatcaattttttttttatataattttgccATTGTTAATGCGttatatgtaatttatttatttagatggatcgaatattattaatataaatatgatattaatttatttattttaataaataaatattaacaattatatcataatataaatataatctaAATAACTGTGATTATTTAGAACTCTTTCCgtttcattttatttgttactttttatattttaatatcacaaaaaaggaaaagaatatCGTTTTCGTATTACTAATGCACTTGTTATTTCTTATCTTTGATAATTTTAATGAGTTTAATAAATAGATTAGTGAGTAAAATCAATGATATAGCTCCAAGATTAAAtgagaaatataaaaaataaatatcgtATGATATTTAAAGTACTTTTAAGGAGCGGCAATAAAAATAACAACTAAAATGGATAAAAGTATCTTTTGATGCGTTTtttctaacatttttttttttaaagaatttcaaTTATGAAATGACATCCGTTAGTTTTTAcattcaaatttatattattcgagctggataatttttttacggaaggtaaaattttaatttcaaattttaatgcaTGAATAAGATTTAAATCCCCTATCccgtatttaaatttaaaaatcgtCTTAATCTCATAAATTCTTGATGCGATggtaaaagaaatccaaatttttataacttgttgcaatttaatttaattttttaatttttataataatagtcaaACTGTATTTTTTCTGTTTCAATAACTGTTAAACTGAAGATAATAAATTTGACCATTAATTTGGATAATTATTACAATAAAATGTacaatttaactatttttataaaaattaaaaaattaaattaaattatagtaaTAAATAGTAAAAATTTAATGACCATTAAATCTAAATTCTTTATGGGCTTTTTACATTTATGGGAGGGCTCCATTTCCTGCCAACAATGCAAAAGAAAGAGGCAAAACAGTACcattcaaacttttctttttcttcttgtttTTTGGATCTTTGGATCACTACTATCTAATGACCTAATCCAAAAACTTTTTACACAACAActgatcatcatcatcatacGGATCATCACAACCCTAAACCCTAGCCATATCATCCAGCTGAGTCACACATACCCAGAGACGTGTCAACAGCCCTTTTCATCTTCAAAAACACGTGTACAGTCCTAGTTCCATGCATGTCTGCATGAAACAATTTTACGTCTGTCACTCACCGCCAAGCCAAGCATTTCTTTTAAGACATAAACCTCTGCGACCATAGTTTGCTCAAAACTGctgtttaatattattattgtatCACTGCTCGAGACACATACATATACATGGCTGCTGATTTAAGAGATGAGCAGGGCAATCCGGTTCAACTGACAGATGAACAAGGCCACCCCGTTAGCCTAACTGATGAACGTGGCCGCCCGGTTCACATAACTGGTTTAGCCACCTCGAAACCTCTGTCCCAGCTCGGTCATGTTGAAGAAGAAGAGCCAGGTCAGGTGCCACCTACTGGGCAATTGGCTAGTAGTGGTGAGAAAGATGAGGATATATCCAAGACTACAGGTCATGATGATCGGACCAGAGCCGCCGGGGCCGATGAAGATAAGCCTATATTAGAAGAGAAGCCGGAAATTCATGAGGCTTCTAAGGAGGTTCAGAGGTCTACTAGTTCAAGCTCCAGCTCGGTGAGATATTTGTTTATCTTATGAGTCATTCAGGGATTATTcatgaataattaaaattgaatattaattttttttttaaaaatacgttTCCTAAAATTATCCAAaagtttatttataaataaaattacatgtaaaaaaattgattagatATTGGTAAGTTATATTATcactattaataataatacaaataaaaaatctttattatacctaaatatataattttatattttaggttaTTATTGcatagatttaaattttaattatatataattttttatctcATTACCGCTCATAAATATTGtgtaaaacattttatatacatatattttatttaggtaaaattttgtaattaaatttgtaattttaatatttataaatat
This window of the Mercurialis annua linkage group LG5, ddMerAnnu1.2, whole genome shotgun sequence genome carries:
- the LOC126680660 gene encoding late embryogenesis abundant protein-like, which produces MAADLRDEQGNPVQLTDEQGHPVSLTDERGRPVHITGLATSKPLSQLGHVEEEEPGQVPPTGQLASSGEKDEDISKTTGHDDRTRAAGADEDKPILEEKPEIHEASKEVQRSTSSSSSSTSEDDEQGGRRKKKGLKEKIKEKFTGGKHKDEHGHTATTTTTTTTGTTTGEHHEKKSMMEKIKEKLPGHHNH